One genomic window of Niveibacterium sp. SC-1 includes the following:
- a CDS encoding response regulator transcription factor has product MNRILLVEDHERLAGLICKALMAQGIAADVVENIGAAWSAVALVPYQALILDRGLPDGDGLNLLRRLRGSGLGIPCLVLTARDALHDRVTGLDAGADDYLPKPFAMDEMVARVKALLRRPVECRPLDPQAGDVSLHPGAGTMCCGDECVTLAPAEMQIMLLLTRRHAEIVRRGALEAAGWGVSEAVTPNALDVALHRLRRKLAAIGSVQRIMNVRGLGYALREDARPQ; this is encoded by the coding sequence ACCATGAGCGGCTGGCCGGCCTCATCTGCAAGGCGCTCATGGCGCAAGGCATCGCGGCTGATGTGGTGGAGAACATCGGCGCGGCCTGGTCCGCCGTCGCGCTGGTGCCCTACCAGGCCTTGATCCTCGACAGGGGATTGCCCGACGGAGACGGGTTGAACCTGCTGCGTCGCCTGCGCGGTTCGGGCCTCGGGATTCCCTGCCTGGTGCTGACCGCGCGCGACGCGCTGCACGACCGCGTGACCGGGCTGGACGCAGGCGCCGATGACTACCTGCCCAAGCCCTTCGCGATGGACGAGATGGTCGCGCGGGTGAAAGCCTTGCTGCGGCGGCCGGTTGAGTGCCGCCCGCTCGATCCGCAGGCCGGGGATGTGAGCCTGCACCCCGGCGCGGGCACGATGTGCTGCGGTGACGAATGCGTCACCCTCGCGCCGGCTGAGATGCAGATCATGCTGCTGCTGACACGCCGCCACGCCGAGATCGTGCGCCGCGGCGCCCTGGAAGCCGCGGGCTGGGGCGTGAGCGAGGCGGTTACGCCGAACGCGCTGGATGTGGCCCTGCATCGCCTGCGCCGCAAGCTCGCCGCCATCGGGTCGGTGCAACGGATCATGAATGTCAGGGGCCTGGGCTATGCGCTTCGTGAAGACGCACGTCCTCAATAG
- a CDS encoding ATP-binding protein: MRLVKMPRLRSLRLRIILAYVLGVGLIITPFVLIAVVTLKSDSVARMDLTRMDVSELTKAMAGKLRFDATGAPTGFDADDKSPNWGFDFLTSEAGYRVLDETGKTALLSRAGSAFWPADRASARLARERFDFTHEGVNMYGATEPFEHAGRTWYLQVGVSVRLMALLYRVALPLVVAGVTVFSLALLLAFGLCVYITLRLTLKPLRDVSDSAAAISPRSLHARLSTESVPSEIAPLVASFNGALQRLEHGYRVQQEFLASAAHELKTPLALIRAQIELGEGATKERDALLSDVEYMTRQVQQLLHLAEASEEHNYRFGLVQVQETAEEVVAYLRRMAEAQGVHIEIVAAEPKVQWQADRGALFTLLKNLLENAIQHAPRGSSISVEIQADTLSVRDQGPGVTDAQLPLLFERFWRAPERRDQGAGLGLSICQEIALAHGWRLSAEQAAPGLRLRLSMRG; this comes from the coding sequence ATGCGGCTCGTAAAGATGCCCAGGCTCAGGAGCCTGCGACTCAGGATCATCCTGGCCTATGTGCTGGGCGTGGGCCTGATCATCACGCCCTTCGTGCTTATCGCAGTCGTGACCCTGAAGAGCGACAGCGTGGCGCGCATGGACCTGACGCGAATGGACGTGAGCGAACTCACCAAGGCGATGGCGGGCAAGCTCCGATTCGACGCCACGGGCGCGCCGACAGGCTTCGACGCGGACGACAAGAGCCCGAACTGGGGATTCGACTTCCTTACTAGCGAGGCTGGGTACCGGGTCCTCGACGAGACCGGGAAGACCGCACTCCTGTCCAGGGCCGGCTCAGCGTTCTGGCCTGCGGACCGGGCATCGGCGCGACTCGCGCGCGAACGCTTCGACTTCACCCACGAAGGCGTGAACATGTACGGCGCGACCGAGCCCTTCGAGCATGCAGGCCGCACCTGGTATCTGCAGGTCGGCGTCAGCGTGAGACTCATGGCGCTTCTCTATCGGGTCGCCCTGCCACTTGTGGTGGCCGGCGTCACTGTCTTCAGCCTCGCGCTGCTCCTGGCCTTCGGGCTCTGCGTCTACATCACCCTGCGCTTGACGCTCAAGCCGCTGCGGGACGTATCGGATTCCGCCGCGGCCATCTCGCCGCGCTCGCTGCATGCCCGTCTCAGTACGGAGTCCGTGCCTTCCGAGATCGCGCCCCTGGTCGCCAGCTTCAACGGCGCCCTGCAGCGCCTCGAACACGGCTACCGCGTGCAGCAGGAATTCCTCGCCAGCGCAGCGCACGAGCTGAAGACGCCGCTGGCCTTGATCCGCGCGCAGATCGAGTTGGGCGAGGGGGCCACCAAGGAGCGCGATGCGCTTTTGAGCGACGTCGAATACATGACGCGCCAGGTGCAGCAACTCCTGCACCTGGCCGAGGCGAGCGAGGAGCACAACTACCGCTTCGGGCTTGTACAAGTTCAGGAAACTGCCGAGGAAGTGGTGGCCTACCTGCGTCGCATGGCCGAGGCACAGGGCGTCCATATCGAGATCGTGGCCGCGGAACCGAAGGTGCAATGGCAGGCCGACCGCGGTGCCTTGTTCACCCTGCTGAAGAATCTGCTGGAGAACGCCATCCAGCATGCGCCCCGCGGTTCATCCATCTCCGTGGAGATTCAGGCCGACACGCTGTCCGTGCGCGACCAGGGTCCCGGCGTCACCGACGCGCAACTTCCCCTGCTGTTCGAACGCTTCTGGCGCGCGCCCGAGCGACGTGATCAGGGCGCGGGACTGGGCCTGTCGATCTGCCAGGAGATCGCCCTCGCGCACGGCTGGCGCCTCTCCGCCGAGCAGGCCGCGCCTGGGCTCCGACTCCGGCTCTCGATGCGGGGATAG